In one window of Haloprofundus halophilus DNA:
- a CDS encoding amino acid ABC transporter permease, with the protein MDPTVVAQTTGDWAFVLDNAPYLLVGAVLTVVLTVVSMLLGFLVGFPAGIVEVYGGRVSTFLVETVGIVLRGTPIVVILIFMYFVFSTPSLTLGLFDVTVTLSDAFIASVLGLGFRSAAYQSQIFRGALQSVDEGQLEAARSVGMSKLEAIRHVVVPQALRRSIPGFQNEVTIVLKDTSVVFAIGLAELLTRSYDLFVRQTTAVLEVVLFVSAIYFVLTFVTNRGLDFVGSYYEIPGGEQA; encoded by the coding sequence ATGGACCCGACTGTCGTCGCACAGACCACGGGCGACTGGGCGTTCGTCCTCGACAACGCCCCCTACCTTCTCGTCGGCGCGGTGCTGACGGTCGTTCTCACCGTCGTCAGCATGCTGCTCGGCTTTCTCGTCGGCTTCCCGGCGGGCATCGTCGAGGTGTACGGCGGCCGGGTGAGCACGTTCCTCGTCGAGACGGTCGGTATCGTGCTCAGAGGGACACCCATCGTCGTCATCCTCATCTTCATGTACTTCGTGTTCTCGACGCCGAGTCTCACCCTCGGGCTGTTCGACGTGACGGTGACGCTCTCGGACGCGTTCATCGCCAGCGTCCTCGGGTTGGGGTTCCGAAGCGCGGCGTACCAGTCCCAGATTTTCCGCGGGGCGCTGCAGAGCGTCGACGAAGGACAGTTGGAAGCGGCGCGCTCTGTCGGGATGAGCAAACTCGAAGCCATCCGCCACGTCGTCGTGCCGCAGGCGCTCCGTCGGTCGATTCCGGGCTTCCAGAACGAAGTCACCATCGTCCTCAAGGACACGAGCGTCGTCTTCGCCATCGGTCTCGCCGAGTTGCTGACGCGGAGCTACGACCTGTTCGTCCGACAGACGACCGCGGTGCTGGAGGTGGTGTTGTTCGTCAGCGCCATCTACTTCGTGCTGACGTTCGTCACCAATCGGGGACTCGACTTCGTCGGCTCGTACTACGAGATACCGGGCGGTGAACAGGCGTGA
- a CDS encoding COX15/CtaA family protein, translating into MLRTRTRPNWLSFRRFAAVTTASTALLMMLGVYTAATGSGLACSAQWPLCDNGLLPQTIPSFIEWFHRLVAMVVGFQILGTAAWAWRRGAKRSVKLSMTLALVVLPLQVSIGAVTVTLSGLIPNGYSVPTQAAHFVVALTIFTALTFGTLRAYDGHFRRSALERVNLALPATLVLVAFAALTSRVWGLLPYGSTAQPLFVGSTLVAIAALVATAVWVTQASHSQAPLTRLRPLVLTAAGLLVVVALLGRDLVVYTPLVRDLNALLFGLAALCIVAATWLARRVETSEQATTHGVSGD; encoded by the coding sequence ATGCTGAGAACACGCACCCGCCCGAACTGGCTCTCGTTCCGGCGCTTTGCGGCCGTCACCACCGCGTCGACGGCGCTGCTCATGATGTTGGGCGTCTACACCGCCGCGACCGGGTCCGGACTCGCCTGTTCGGCGCAGTGGCCGCTGTGCGACAACGGACTGCTGCCGCAGACGATTCCGAGTTTCATCGAGTGGTTCCACCGGCTCGTCGCGATGGTCGTCGGCTTCCAAATCCTCGGAACGGCCGCGTGGGCGTGGAGGCGCGGCGCGAAGCGGAGCGTCAAACTCTCGATGACGCTCGCGCTCGTCGTCCTCCCCCTGCAGGTGAGCATCGGCGCGGTGACGGTGACGCTGTCGGGGCTGATTCCGAACGGCTACTCGGTGCCGACGCAGGCGGCGCACTTCGTCGTCGCGCTGACCATCTTCACCGCGCTGACGTTCGGCACGCTCCGCGCGTACGACGGCCACTTCCGGCGCTCGGCGCTCGAACGGGTGAACCTCGCGCTTCCGGCGACGTTGGTGCTCGTCGCCTTCGCGGCGCTGACGAGTCGGGTCTGGGGGCTCCTCCCGTACGGGTCGACGGCGCAACCGCTGTTCGTCGGGTCGACGCTCGTCGCCATCGCGGCGCTCGTCGCGACGGCGGTCTGGGTGACGCAGGCGTCGCACTCGCAGGCGCCGCTGACGCGCCTCCGTCCGCTCGTCCTCACCGCCGCCGGTCTGCTCGTGGTCGTGGCGCTGCTCGGTCGCGACCTCGTCGTCTACACGCCGCTCGTCCGCGACCTCAACGCGCTGCTGTTCGGTCTCGCGGCGCTCTGTATCGTCGCCGCGACGTGGCTCGCCCGACGCGTCGAAACCAGCGAACAGGCGACGACTCACGGCGTCAGCGGCGATTGA
- a CDS encoding DUF7544 domain-containing protein has protein sequence MPWYAIDAIDDAIDSTRRFLFPFSLGRWLRLAVIVFFLGALSTGGSPPSFGNFGGSGDVPTQPQPTPSPSPSPDPTGGVDPGTLTNIALLVAGLVVFVIVLSLLFGLVGDVMRFVFLDALRTGDVRIRTPFRRRLGKGIRLFVFKLVLSLAVNIPIVAGAALFVLAFAAPEILSGFGIAPGVVTGLGAIGFVAVFALLAVVSIVLGLVVGLTNTFVTAVMLVDDTGVVEGWRRFWTTLRGEWKQYLVYLVMRAILGIGVGIVTSIVVAIPALVIGAIAVIVVIAIVSAFGAALSPATVVLGGLTLLVAFLAFLLVALPVGIVVQTYFRTYELMVLGRSNPRFALVPIPDDDGDENAGAEPGDGDESDDGDGPGGAGGSGGFGDDRTDDGQPVDDPDDEPTGRSDADSADSADSADDSPSWQSTTDETAPPSGGESGGDGESDDDDSGFKFGPDKR, from the coding sequence GTGCCCTGGTACGCAATCGATGCAATCGACGACGCGATAGATTCGACTCGTCGGTTCCTGTTCCCGTTCAGTCTCGGTCGGTGGCTCCGACTCGCAGTGATCGTCTTCTTCCTCGGTGCGCTGAGCACCGGGGGTTCACCGCCGAGTTTCGGTAACTTCGGCGGAAGCGGCGACGTGCCGACCCAGCCGCAGCCGACGCCCTCGCCGTCTCCGTCGCCGGACCCGACGGGCGGCGTCGACCCCGGGACGCTCACTAACATCGCCCTCCTCGTCGCGGGCCTCGTGGTGTTCGTCATCGTCCTCTCGCTCCTGTTCGGCCTCGTCGGCGACGTGATGCGCTTCGTCTTCCTCGACGCCCTCCGCACCGGCGACGTGCGCATCCGTACTCCGTTCCGTCGCCGACTCGGGAAGGGCATTCGGCTGTTCGTGTTCAAACTCGTCCTCTCGCTCGCGGTGAACATCCCGATTGTCGCCGGCGCGGCCCTCTTCGTCCTCGCGTTCGCCGCACCCGAGATTCTATCTGGATTCGGCATCGCCCCCGGCGTCGTCACCGGCCTCGGCGCCATCGGTTTCGTCGCGGTCTTCGCCCTCCTCGCAGTCGTCAGTATCGTTCTCGGTCTCGTCGTCGGTCTGACGAACACGTTCGTCACCGCGGTGATGCTCGTCGACGACACCGGTGTCGTCGAGGGCTGGCGACGCTTCTGGACGACGCTGCGCGGCGAGTGGAAGCAGTACCTCGTCTACCTCGTCATGCGTGCCATCCTCGGAATCGGTGTCGGCATCGTCACCAGCATCGTCGTCGCAATCCCCGCGCTCGTCATCGGGGCGATAGCCGTCATCGTCGTCATCGCAATCGTGAGCGCGTTCGGTGCGGCGCTCTCTCCGGCCACGGTCGTTCTGGGCGGTCTGACGCTTCTGGTGGCGTTTCTGGCGTTCCTGCTCGTCGCGCTCCCGGTCGGAATCGTCGTCCAGACGTACTTCCGGACGTACGAACTGATGGTGCTCGGTCGCTCGAACCCGCGGTTCGCCCTCGTCCCGATTCCGGACGACGACGGCGACGAGAACGCCGGAGCCGAACCGGGCGACGGGGACGAGTCCGACGACGGAGACGGACCCGGTGGTGCCGGCGGCTCCGGGGGATTCGGTGACGACCGAACCGACGACGGGCAGCCCGTCGACGACCCCGACGACGAGCCCACAGGTCGCTCCGACGCCGACTCCGCCGACTCCGCCGACTCCGCCGACGACTCGCCGTCGTGGCAGTCGACCACCGACGAGACAGCGCCCCCGAGCGGCGGCGAATCCGGCGGCGACGGGGAGAGCGACGACGACGATTCGGGCTTCAAATTCGGTCCCGACAAACGCTGA
- a CDS encoding M24 family metallopeptidase has product MTDHTDDTGGSDSGVTETADSDRLADRRRRLGEYLDDAGLDAVWFARPNSFAWLTGGDNVVSATADLGVAAAGYVAEDGDADAGEFRVVTDNIEAPRLVDEELPGEFTVEAGRWYESSLAESVADHSPENAAADFDVPGFGEVDASTLRQPLSEGDIEAYRELGRDTAAAVEQVCRQLESGDTEHEAASALRVTLSARGINAPVVLVGGSERAQSYRHYTPKLAELGDYALVSVTAERGGLHASTTRTVAFDPPEWLAERHEKATRVEATALAATRAVGRERGPASEVFGAVQAAYDDVGFPDEWQNHHQGGAAGYAGREWFATPTADDEVRLPMGYAWNPTIQGAKSEDTVLVTDDGFEVLTSTGEWPTREADAVGYDATVERHDVLSL; this is encoded by the coding sequence GTGACCGACCACACCGACGACACCGGGGGTAGCGACAGCGGAGTCACGGAGACGGCCGATTCCGACCGACTCGCCGACCGGCGACGCCGGCTCGGCGAGTATCTCGACGACGCCGGTCTCGACGCCGTCTGGTTCGCCCGCCCGAATTCCTTCGCGTGGCTCACCGGCGGCGACAACGTCGTCAGCGCGACGGCCGACCTCGGCGTCGCCGCCGCAGGTTACGTCGCCGAGGACGGAGACGCCGACGCCGGCGAGTTCCGCGTCGTCACCGACAACATCGAAGCGCCGCGGCTCGTCGACGAGGAGCTTCCCGGCGAGTTTACCGTCGAGGCGGGCCGGTGGTACGAGTCGTCGCTCGCGGAGTCGGTCGCCGACCACTCGCCGGAGAACGCGGCCGCGGACTTCGACGTTCCGGGGTTCGGGGAGGTCGACGCCTCGACGCTCCGACAGCCGCTCTCGGAGGGCGATATCGAGGCATACCGGGAACTCGGCCGCGACACCGCCGCTGCCGTCGAGCAGGTCTGCCGTCAACTGGAATCCGGCGACACCGAACACGAGGCGGCGTCGGCGCTGCGCGTGACGCTGTCGGCGCGCGGAATCAACGCGCCCGTCGTTCTCGTCGGTGGCTCCGAACGCGCGCAGTCGTATCGCCATTACACCCCGAAGCTCGCCGAACTCGGCGACTATGCGCTCGTCTCGGTGACGGCGGAGCGGGGCGGCCTCCACGCCAGCACGACCAGAACCGTCGCGTTCGACCCGCCGGAGTGGCTGGCGGAGCGACACGAGAAGGCGACGCGAGTCGAGGCGACGGCGCTGGCGGCGACGCGCGCGGTTGGGCGCGAGAGGGGACCGGCGTCCGAGGTGTTCGGCGCGGTTCAGGCGGCGTACGACGACGTCGGTTTCCCCGACGAGTGGCAGAACCACCACCAGGGCGGCGCGGCGGGCTACGCCGGCCGCGAGTGGTTCGCGACGCCGACGGCCGACGACGAGGTACGTCTCCCGATGGGATACGCCTGGAACCCGACGATTCAGGGCGCGAAGAGCGAGGACACCGTACTCGTCACCGACGACGGGTTCGAGGTGCTCACGAGCACCGGCGAGTGGCCGACTCGGGAGGCCGACGCCGTGGGGTACGACGCGACGGTGGAACGCCACGACGTGCTCTCCTTGTAG
- a CDS encoding basic amino acid ABC transporter substrate-binding protein codes for MKSNRQSGVSRRTYLKLAGASSVAGLTVTAGCTVDTGGDGENGGGGGDGGDDGSGNDTGTDGGDGGNTEIVPGTAPGFPPFEFKDEQGELVGFDIDLLEAVVEETDYTLADWEEFEFDSLIPALQNDRIDVIAAAMTITEDRQETIAFSDPYYNADQSILVAGGSDFDPQSLDDLAGQTVGAQEGTTGAGVVESELVEPGDVDQSNFRTYGNYVLAVQDLENGNVDALVIDQPVAQTFADQRDVEIAFVYETGERYGFGLRQNESDVQSALNEGLQAVRDSGQYEEIRNEWFGGSGGETSGNESSGNESGNSSNSSAVGE; via the coding sequence ATGAAGTCAAACCGTCAGTCTGGCGTCAGTCGTCGGACGTATCTGAAGTTAGCCGGAGCGAGCAGCGTCGCAGGCCTCACCGTGACCGCAGGATGTACCGTCGACACCGGCGGAGACGGTGAAAACGGCGGGGGCGGCGGCGACGGCGGCGACGACGGGTCCGGCAACGACACCGGAACCGACGGGGGCGACGGCGGCAACACGGAGATCGTCCCCGGCACCGCGCCCGGGTTCCCGCCGTTCGAGTTCAAAGACGAGCAGGGCGAACTGGTCGGCTTCGACATCGACCTGCTGGAGGCCGTCGTCGAGGAGACCGACTACACGCTCGCCGACTGGGAGGAGTTCGAGTTCGACTCGCTCATCCCGGCGCTACAGAACGACCGCATCGACGTCATCGCCGCGGCGATGACCATCACCGAGGACCGTCAGGAGACCATCGCCTTCTCGGACCCCTACTACAACGCCGACCAGTCGATTCTCGTCGCCGGCGGAAGCGACTTCGACCCGCAGTCGCTCGACGACCTCGCCGGCCAGACCGTCGGCGCACAGGAGGGCACGACGGGCGCGGGCGTCGTCGAGAGCGAACTCGTCGAACCCGGCGACGTCGACCAGTCGAACTTCCGGACGTACGGCAACTACGTCCTCGCCGTGCAGGACCTCGAAAACGGCAACGTCGACGCGCTCGTCATCGACCAACCCGTCGCGCAGACGTTCGCCGACCAGCGCGACGTCGAGATCGCGTTCGTCTACGAGACGGGCGAGCGCTACGGCTTCGGCCTCCGGCAGAACGAGAGCGACGTGCAGTCGGCGCTCAACGAGGGGCTGCAGGCGGTCCGCGACAGCGGCCAGTACGAGGAGATTCGCAACGAGTGGTTCGGCGGCTCCGGCGGGGAGACGTCGGGCAACGAGTCCTCGGGTAACGAGTCCGGAAACAGCTCGAACTCGTCCGCAGTCGGGGAGTAA